GGCCCAACTGGCCCAAGGCCGCCGTCATTTCATCGGTGCAGCCGGAAAAGGTGACCTTTTCGAAGACCGAAGTCTTGGCGGCCGCCGCTTCGATCTCCGGCACGGTCCTGCCCAGGCCTTGGGGGTACTGCTCCGTGATGAAGACCGGGATGTCCATCTGGCCCGCCACTTTGATCAAAACGTTGGTGTTGTCGATGACCTGCTTGCCGTACTTCATCACCGGCACCAGCCGCTCCTGGATGTCGATGGCCAAGAGGACGGCATCATCCCGGTGCAGGGTAAACTGGTCCACTGCCCCCACTCCTTTCCGCCCTTTACCTTTATGAGGAGCATACCAGATGGGGACCCTGCGGGCCGTAAGCCCCCCTTCGCGGGCCGCAGCCCCCCTCCGCGGGGAGTAAGCCCTGCCCCGAAGCTTATTCCACCCGCCGGGCAGGGTTTTCCGA
The nucleotide sequence above comes from Sphingobacteriaceae bacterium. Encoded proteins:
- a CDS encoding isochorismatase family protein, which gives rise to MDQFTLHRDDAVLLAIDIQERLVPVMKYGKQVIDNTNVLIKVAGQMDIPVFITEQYPQGLGRTVPEIEAAAAKTSVFEKVTFSGCTDEMTAALGQLGRKKVIVTGMETHVCVFQTVRGLLGAGYQVFLVQDAVCSRTKENFRNGLALMDAMGAVITNTETVVFDLLKRAATDEFRAALQLIK